The following proteins come from a genomic window of Syngnathus acus chromosome 15, fSynAcu1.2, whole genome shotgun sequence:
- the LOC119134689 gene encoding calpain-2 catalytic subunit-like produces MTGIVQKLQHNRDKLQGIGTHDKAVPYLNQDYEALKRSCLERGRLFEDESFEPLPASLGFNELGPGSYKVRGIKWLRPTEIVSNPKFILSDATRTDICQGALGDCWLLAAIASLTLNKQILSRVVPHDQSFDEDYAGIFHFEFWQFGDWVDVVVDDRLPTRDGELLFLHSEDGSEFWSALLEKAYAKLNGCYEALSGGSTTEGFEDFTGGIAERHDLSNPDPHLFNILRKALERGSLLGCSIDITNAADSEAITHRKLVKGHAYSVTAAERVEYRGGMEELIRIRNPWGQVEWNGAWSDNSSEWRSVSDDDRQRLTNRQEDGEFWMSFSDFLREYSRIEICNLTPDALTSEYRKWAEIEFEETWRAGASAGGCRNYPETFWTNPQFVIKLDKVDDDPYDGEDGCTFIVGLMQKNKRRKRKMGEDMETIGFLMYELPEEYYGATQVHLKKNFFLRNRSAARSETFINLREVSSRHHLPPGEYLIIPSTFEPNKNGDFYIRVFSEKPADFHEIDDPVDCHVKQIDIDEGDIDDRFKRLFGQLAGHDVEISAFELQRILNKVVKNRGDIKTDGFSLTTCRNMVNLLDKDGSGKLGLVEFKILWTKIEKFLDIYREKDADNSGCMSSSEMRLAVEDAGFSLNNQLHQIVVARYREPDYSVDFDNFVCCLIRLESLFHAFQSIDNGSGVIELTYLQWLELSML; encoded by the exons ATGACTGGCATTGTGCAAAAGCTTCAGCACAACCGAGACAAATTGCAAGGCATCGGAACTCACGATAAGGCAGTGCCATACCTCAACCAGGACTATGAGGCTTTGAAGCGAAGCTGCCTGGAAAGAGGACGCCTATTTGAGGATGAAAGCTTTGAGCCACTTCCAGCATCCTTGGGCTTCAATGAACTTGGACCCGGATCCTATAAAGTTCGAGGCATCAAGTGGTTGAGACCCACG gaaATTGTTTCTAATCCCAAATTTATTCTGAGCGATGCCACCAGGACTGACATTTGTCAGGGAGCACTTG GTGACTGCTGGCTCCTGGCGGCTATTGCGTCCTTGACACTCAACAAGCAGATTTTGTCCCGTGTTGTTCCGCATGACCAAAGTTTTGATGAGGACTATGCTGGAATCTTCCATTTTGag TTCTGGCAGTTTGGTGACTGGGTGGACGTGGTGGTTGATGACCGCTTACCCACCAGAGATGGAGAACTGCTGTTTCTCCACTCTGAGGATGGATCTGAGTTTTGGAGTGCCCTGCTGGAGAAGGCCTACGCCAA GTTAAATGGATGCTACGAGGCTCTCTCAGGAGGAAGCACCACCGAAGGGTTCGAGGACTTCACTGGAGGCATCGCTGAGAGGCATGACCTATCCAACCCCGATCCTCACCTCTTTAATATCTTAAGGAAGGCCCTGGAAAGAGGCTCCCTTCTGGGATGCTCCATTGAT ATCACCAATGCAGCCGACTCTGAAGCTATTACGCATCGCAAGCTGGTGAAGGGCCACGCCTACTCTGTGACAGCAGCTGAGCGG GTGGAGTACAGAGGAGGCATGGAGGAGCTGATCAGAATCAGGAATCCATGGGGTCAGGTGGAGTGGAATGGAGCCTGGAGTGACAA tTCTTCTGAGTGGAGATCTGTAAGCGATGATGACCGCCAGAGGCTGACTAACCGCCAGGAAGATGGGGAGTTCTG GATGTCATTTTCTGACTTCCTGAGAGAATATTCTCGTATAGAGATCTGCAACCTCACACCCGATGCCCTAACATCAGAGTACAGGAAGTGGGCGGAGATAGAGTTTGAAGAAACCTGGAGAGCTGGAGCTTCTGCTGGTGGCTGCAGAAACTATCCTG AAACCTTCTGGACAAATCCTCAGTTTGTCATAAAACTTGACAAAGTGGATGATGACCCCTATGATGGAGAAGACGGCTGCACATTCATCGTAGGATTGATGCAGAAGAACAAACGTCGCAAGAGAAAAATGGGGGAGGATATGGAGACCATTGGCTTCCTCATGTATGAG ctgCCTGAGGAG TATTATGGCGCCACGCAAGTGCACCTGAAGAAAAATTTCTTCTTGCGTAACCGCTCAGCAGCACGCTCTGAGACCTTCATCAATCTCCGAGAAGTGTCCAGCCGTCACCATCTGCCCCCTGGGGAGTACCTCATCATTCCCTCCACATTTGAGCCCAACAAGAATGGAGACTTTTATATACGGGTATTCTCCGAGAAACCAGCGGATTTTCA TGAGATTGACGATCCCGTTGATTGCCATGTTAAACAG ATTGACATCGATGAAGGCGATATTGATGACAGGTTCAAGAGACTGTTTGGACAGCTGGCCGGACAT GATGTGGAGATTTCTGCATTTGAGCTGCAGAGAATCCTCAACAAAGTGGTTAAAAACC GAGGGGACATCAAAACTGATGGGTTCAGCTTGACCACGTGTCGCAACATGGTCAACCTGCTTGAC AAAGATGGAAGCGGCAAACTAGGACTGGTGGAATTTAAGATTTTGTGGACCAAgattgaaaagtttttg GACATTTACAGAGAAAAAGATGCAGACAATAGTGGCTGCATGAGCTCTTCTGAGATGCGGTTAGCAGTAGAAGACGCTG GTTTCTCACTCAACAACCAGTTGCATCAGATCGTCGTTGCTCGCTACAGGGAACCAGACTACTCCGTAGACTTTGACAACTTTGTGTGCTGCCTTATCCGCTTGGAGTCACTTTTCC ATGCATTCCAGTCCATAGACAATGGTTCTGGTGTTATAGAGTTGACTTACTTGCAG tGGCTGGAATTGTCCATGTTATAG